The sequence TAAAGCCGCCTTCGGGACCGATCAGGATTGCCGCAGGGCCTTCATGGGCAACCAGTGCCTTGCGGAAGCTACCTTCTCCCGATTCATGGATGCGTTCGTCGGCGAAAAAGAGATGGCGGTCGGCGGGCCATTGTTCGAGCATATCGGTCAATTTTATCAGCGGATCGAGCGCGGGCAGGGCGGTGCGCTCGCATTGTTCGGCTGCCTCGATCATATGGGTGCGGAGCTTCTCCGGCTTGATATTGTGGCTCTGAGTGCGTTCGGTCTGCACCGGGATCATCTTTGCCACACCCAGTTCAGTGGCCTTTTCCGCAATCCAGCTGAACCGGTCCTTCTTGATCGGCGCGGTACACAGCCAGAGGTCGGGAACGGCTTCCCGTTCACGCGTTTTGCCGTTCACCAGCAGGATGAGATCGCGCTTGCCCAGCGCCGAAACATGGGCGAGATATTCGCCGCTCCGATCGTCGAACAGCTTCACCGGGTCACCCTGTTTGATTCGCATGACCTTGAGCAGATAATGCGCATGGCTGCCGTCGAGCCGGATTTCCGCGCCTTCGGAAAGTGCGAGATCGACAAAGAGGCGCGGGGCGCTGTGCGGGGGATAGGCGGGCGTGGCGGGCATGGGACAGTGTTTAGCGTCCGCTTTCATTCTCGTCATGCTGAATTTATTTCAGCATCTCTTGCGGAAAACAGTTGTTGTCCGGGGGGGAGGTCCTGAAACAAGTTCAGGATGACGAGCCGGGGAAATGACGATATGCGATCATCATGTCCAGCCCGTCAGATCATATCGTCCCCGATTCCGAACATAAGGGCATCGTCGGCCTGCTGCCGGCTGCGGCGCGGCCATTCGCCCTGCTCGCCCGATTTGACCGCCCGATCGGCTGGTGGTTGCTCTATTGGCCCTGCGCCTGGGGCGTGGCGCTTGCCGGTGGCGCGGTCGAGCGATGGGACTTGCTGCTCTGGCTGCTGCTCGGATCGATCGCCATGCGCGGGGCAGGCTGTGTCTATAATGATATTGTCGACCGCGATCTCGACCGTCAGGTGGAGCGCACCCGCTCGCGGCCATTGGCCAGCGGGGGCACGTCGCTGCGGGCAGCGTGGATCTGGCTCGGCATATTATGCCTGATCGGGCTTACCGTCTGGTTCCAGCTCAACATGACCGCCAAACTGGTCGCGCTGGGCAGTCTCGCCCTGGTCGCCGCCTATCCGTTCATGAAGCGCATCACCTGGTGGCCGCAGGCCTGGCTGGGGCTGGTGTTCAGCTGGGGCGCCTTGGTCGGCTGGCTGGCCATTCAGCCGCAATTCCAATGGGCGATGCTCTTGCTCTATCTTGGCGCGATATTCTGGGTGATTGGCTATGACACGATCTACGCCTTGCAGGACCGGGAAGACGATTCACTGGTCGGCATCCGGTCCAGTGCGTTGCGGCTGGGCGATAATGTCCGCTCCGGCGTGCTCGCATTCTACCTGATCGCGCTTGCCAGCTGGGCATCGGCATTCTGGCTGCTGCGTCCGCATTGGCTGGCCTTGGTGGCCTTGGTGCCGGCCGGATTGCATCTTCTGTGGCAGGTTACGACCCTGAATAGCAGCGACGGCGACGATGCGCTGGACAAGTTCCGGTCCAATCGCTTTGCCGGTTTCCTGATATTTCTGGCCTGTCTGGTTCTCGGTCAGGCGGGCTAGCCGCAAAAGAAATTGCATTGCGTTTCGCAACCCTTGCGGGTTATGACGCTTAACCGCACAGTTAATTCAACGCCCTGCTTCCCGGAGATATTTGCATGAAGAAACGCCGCCTGGGCCGAAGCCCGATATATGTTTCCGAAATCTGCATGGGCACGATGACCTTCGGCAGCGGCGCCGACGAAGCGATGTCGCACCGGATCATGGACGAATCGGTCGAGGCGGGGATCAACTTTTTCGACACGGCGGAAAATTACCCGGTGCCGCCCAAGCCGGAATGGGCCGGGGAAACCGAAAAAATCGTCGGCCGCTGGATGAAGGGCAAGGATCGTGACAGCCTGATTATCGCGACCAAGGTTTCCGGTCCCAGTCACGGCTGGATCGCTTCGGCGCAACGCGCTGGCATGACCGCGCTCGACCGTCACAATATCGTCAAGGCGCTCGACGACAGCCTCAAGCGGCTGCAGACCGACTATATCGATCTCTACCAGACCCACTGGCCCGATCATGGCACCGCTTATGACGAGACGATGGAAGTGCTCGACGAGGAAATCCGCAAAGGCAAGATCCGCGCGATCGGCTGTTCCAACGAAACGAGCTGGGGCCTGATGAAATCGCTGGAAGCGTCCGAGCGGCTGGGCGTCACCCGCTATTGCACGATCCAGAATAATTTCAGCATGAACAATCGCCGGTTCGAGGATGAACTGGCGCAAGTATGCCGTGAAGAAGGGGTGAGCCTAATCCCTTATTCGCCGCTCGCCGGTGGTGCCCTCTCGGGCAAATATAATGACGGGGCGACACCGGAAGGTGCGCGCTTCTCTGCCTATCTCAAGCTTGGCGGCCGACAGAAGAAAATGGCGGAACGGTTCGTCAATCCCAAGTCCGAGGAATCGACGAAGCGGTTCATGGCCATAGCCGAAGAACTGGGCGTCGCTCCGGTGACATTAGCGACAGCCTGGTCGAAACAGCATGATTTTGTTGCTTCCACTATTGTCGGAGCCACCCATACGGACCAGCTGCCGGAAGTATTTGCCGCCGCCGATCTGGAACTCAGCCCGGAAATGATGAAGCGCATCTACAAGATCAGCCGGGAAATCATGTATCCGATGGGCTGACCGGCCGGCACCAATGAAGAAAGACTTCTTATGAACCGTTTCCTCGAACATTGCGGCGCAAAATATCCGATCGTGCAGGCACCAATGGGCTGGATCGCCCGGTCACAGCTGGCTTCGGCTGTCTGCAACGCTGGCGGGCTGGGCATTATCGAGACCAGTTCGGGCGAGACTGAAAATTGCATGGCCGAGATCGAGAAGATGAAAAATCTCACCGACGCCCCCTTTGGCGTCAATCTGCCGATCATGTTCCTCAAGGATCCGGCGATCCTGACCCGCGTATGCGAATCCGGCGTAAAATTCGTGACGACCTCTGCCGGTAGTCCGCGCAAATTTGTGGGGCCGCTGCAGGAGGCGGGCATAATCGTCTATCACGCTGTGCCGACCGTCGCCGCGGCCATGGGCTGTGTCGAAGCGGGCGTCGACGGCCTGATCGTTGAAGGCGCAGAAGGCGGCGGTTTCAAAAATCCGGAGGAAGTCTCAACCCTGGTGCTGCTGCAGGCGATCCGCCGGCAGACCGATATCCCGATGGTCGCCGCTGGCGGCATTGCAGACGGCAAGGGCATGGCGGCGGCTTTTGCTCTGGGCGCTGAAGGCGTGCAGATGGGCACGCGCTTTGTGTCCAGTGCCGAAAGCCCGGTGCATATGAATTACAAGCAGGCGATACTCGACGCCAAGGAAACCGGCACTTATGTGCTGAACAAGAAGGCCTCGCCCTGCATCCGCGCGCTGAAGACCGAGCGGACGACGAAAATCCATGAAGAGGGCCTGATGCCGGCGGACACGTTCAAGGGCATCATGGACGTCTATTTCGGTGGCGATATGGAGGCCTCCGTCGGGCTGGCCGGGCAATCTTCCGGTTTGATTGACGAGGTAAAAACTGCCAAACAGATTATCGACGAAACGGTGACCGAATTTTTCGCAATCACCGCAAGATTGGGCGCGCTAGCGGCCAGCAGAAGTTTCTAGAAACATAGAAGAGAGGAATATCCCATGAGTCAATTTCCCGACGCCAAGCAATTGTTCACCACCGTCACCGAAGACGGCAAGTCGATCCTGTCGATCGAGCCCTATGACGTGCCCGAACCCAGGGAGCATGAAGTCGTGGTCCGGATGGAAGCGGTCCCGATCAACCCGTCCGATCTCGGCCTGCTGACCGCAGCTGCCAATATGGACAGCGTCCGCAGCGAAACGGTCGACGGTCATCCGGCGCTGGTTGCCGATGTGGAACCGGCGATGCAGCCTTTCTTCAAGGGCCGCGCCGGCAAGAAACTGGCCGCCGGTAACGAAGGCGCTGGCACGGTTGTGGCCGCCGGTTCTTCCGACGCGGCACAGGCTCTGATGGGTAAGGTCGTGACCATTGTCGGCGGCGAAATGTATCGCACCCATCGCGTGATGCCTGCCATGATGTGCGTGCCCCTGCCCGAAGGCGCACCGGCCAAGGAAGGCGCTTCGCTGTTCGTCAACCCGATGACTGCGCAGGGCTTTCTCAACACGATGCGGGCCGAAGGCCATGAAGGGCTGGTCCATACCGCTGCGGCGTCCAACCTCGGCCAGATGCTGGCCAAGCTCTGCCTTAAGGAAGGCGTGCCGCTGGTGGCAATCGTCCGCAGCGATGTCCAGAAGAAGATCCTCACCGACATCGGCCTGACCCACGTCATCGACAGCACCAAGGACGATTTCATGGAGCAGCTGATTGCGGCTCTCGCCGAAACCGGCGCGACGCTCGGCTTTGACGCCATCGGCGGCGGCAAGATGGCCAGCTATATCCTGACCGCAATGGAAAAGGCTGCGGCCGTGCGTGGCGCCGAATTCAGCGTCTATGGTTCGACCGTCAACAAGCAGGTCTATATCTATGGCCGTCTCGACACCGGCGAAACCATCCTCGGCGGCGGTCTCGGCCTCTACTGGGGCGTCGGCGGCTGGCTGCTCACCCCGCATCTCGAAAAGGTCGGCGGCGAACGGATGATGGAAATGCGCATGTATACCGTCGAAGAGCGCAACGGTATTTTCCACAGCGACTATTCCAGCGAGATCAGCCTGATGGACATGATCGATCCGGACATCGCCAAGGGTTATGACAAGAAGGCGACCGGCGAGAAGGTGCTGGTTAATCCCAGTCTTTAAGACATAGCGGCATTGCTCTCGTCATCCTGAACTCGTTTCAGGACCTCGGGCGTCATTGCACAATTTAGAATATGAGGGCTCCTCTTCCTTCAAGAAGAGGGGCGTTTGCTTTTGAGGGTGCTATGCCGGTTGGTTTGTGCGTTCAACCACCGCCCGAGCACCCTCATCCAACTGCGGCTAACCAGCGGAGCTGGCAAGCCTTCGTATCCTTCTCCCTGAAGGGAGAAGGGTCTCATCCGAATATCATCGCAATGCGTGATGTGATCAGCCGCCAGAACAGCTTCGGCCCGAACGTCCGGTAGCTTGGCGCATCGTCGGGCAGGGGCAGGTTGGACTGTCGGAACTGCGTCTGGGTCCGCATTTCGACCGGCGGGATATCGCCCGCGAAGCGCTTTGCATAAGCCGAGGTCCAGTGGCCCTTTGCAAATTTCAGGAACATCGCGCTGTTGCAGCAGGAAGCGACCATGCGCCGGGTCGGGGCGTCGGGTGCATTCTGATAGGCTTTCAGAAGCTCGACGCCTTTGACACAGGAGAACCGGTCGTCGCGATAGGTCAGATAATGGGTCCCGCCATCCTCTTCGGTGACCTTGGCTGCACCGTCCAGCGCCTCCAGCATCGCCGCTCCCGCCTGGCAGTCATCGCAATAGCAGACACCGCTCAGGATCGGGCGGCCGACAGCCTGACAGCGGACTTTGCCGCATTGGCAGGTGGAGAAAAGGGTCGCGTTGGCCATATCGCAGAGATTAGCGAAAAAGCAGCAATCCGTCACCCCGGACATGATCCCGGGGCCGGAGCGACAATGCGCCATTGTGGTGCTTGCCGCTCTGGATCCTGAAACGAGTTCAGGATGACGAGCGCCTCTCCCCTGAGCAGATCAGCAAGATTATTCTGCGATATTTGGATTGCACGGTTGATTGTGCCAATATCATCGCGAACCAGAGCGAGGGCGAGCAATTGACCGACTATAAAGTCAGCTTCAACTATCAGCAATCCACCGGTACGCCAGCCGCGACTACAGGCTCGCTGACGAAAAACCCGGTGATAGAATTTCTCTGTGATCCGGCGCTCAAGGATCGCATCCCGCCGCCGGAACGGGCGATCCGTTTTGCGCCGGACTGGTTCAGGCGGCTGGAGCGCGAGATGGGCGTGCCGGATGCGCATGGCTTGCCGGGGCTTACCGCCAAGGCCTGCCTGCCGATGACCGATGCCTTCTCGCTCGGCTTTATCCTGCCGTTGCCGTTCGATGTGCAGTTGCGCATTCCCGAAGACCGGGTGTCGATCCAGATGGGCTGGGCCGAAGATGTGCCCTTCCAGCCAATCGAACAGCATCACCCGGCGCAAATCGGGGCGCCGGAGCCGCCGTTCGAAAGCGTCATGCCGCTGAAATTCATCAATCCTTGGCGGATCAGCGTGCCCGATGGCTATTCGGTGCTGTTCACCCAGCCGCTGAGCCGGCCGGACCTGCCGTTCACCTGCTTTTCCGGCTTCGTCGACTGCGACCGGTTCGACGCACTGGTGAACCTGCCCTTTGCCTGGACGGGGCCGACGGGTGACCATTTCCTGCCCGCCGGAACCCCGATCGCCCAGTTGCTGCCGATCCGCCGCGATACGATGGTCAAGCAGGGTGTGGCGCGCGCTTCCACAGAGGCCGAGCTGGCCGAGCAGGAAGCGGCACGCCACCGCAAATATACCGAGGAATCGGCTTATGCGAAGGACTGGCGGGTGAAGAAATAAGCTAGCTATAGCTCACCACTTCCCACTCGATCCCGTTCCAGTCGAAGAAATAGAAACGCCGGCCGGGTTCGTAATCGCCATGATTGAATGGTTCGAGGCCGGCCGCAGCGACTTTCGCCTCCACCGCATCCAGATCATCGACGGTCACACCGATGTGATTGAGCGGTTCGCCCTTGTTGAACGTGGGGTCAGCCGCACGCACATCCGGATTGGTATAGAGCGCGATATATTGCTCATCGGTACCGACGTGGATGGTGTGGCCACCCAACATTGATGGCCCCTCCCACCGGATATGCCAGCCAAAAAGTTCGTGCAGCAGGGCGGCGCTCCGTTGCGGGTCGCTGACCGTGATATTGGCGTGTTCGAGTTTTCCGTTGGTCATTTTTCATTTCCTTTCTCCGTTGTTGAATGGTCGACCCGCCAGGGCGGGAAGCGGCGGTTGTCGCCGCCGTAAAACAGGCAGACGGGATTGCCCGCCGGATCGCGCAGCCGCGCTTCGCGCCAGCCCCAGCTCTGGTCTGTGGGCTGTGTTTCGAAGGCGATTCCTGTGGATTGCAGCTGGGCGACAGTGTCATCGAGATCGTCGCATTCGAAGTAGATCATGGTTGTCGGCGAACCGATCTTCTCGACCGCGTGGATCGAGAAGGTCTCTCCCGAAGGCGTCTCGAACCGGGCATAGCGCGGCGGGCTGTCGACGATCTGGGTGAGGCCAAGGCGGCGGTAAAATGCCACCGACTGGTGATAATCGACGCATCCCACGGTGACCTGATTGAGTTTCATTGTCTGTCTTCCTCGCATTATTGGCGTCACTTCACTGGAAGACTTGGAAGCATGTTTGCCGTCTTGCGACCGGGCCTCTGAGCCCGCCAAATCTCCATGCTTGCGATTCGTACAACCTCAAGCTAAGTTGAGGTCAAGATATTATTTTCCTCTCCATTGCGCAGCGATGGGGAGGTAGCATTCGCCGAAGCCTTGGCGAAGGTGGATGGCGGAGGGGTCTGTCCCGCAATCAACCCCGCCACCATCCTGCGGATGGTCCCCCTCCCCATGCTGCGCACAGGGAGGAAAGAAAGGAGACAGAATGACCGCAACCAAAGCCCTGACCATCGGCGCGCTCGCCGCTCGCACTGGCCTGTCGGTGTCGGCCATCCGGTTCTATGAGGAAAAGGGGCTGGTCGAGCCGTTCCGCTCCGCCGGCGGCCAGCGTCGCTTTCTGCGATCGGATATCCGCCGCCTGAGCTTCGTGCTGATCGCCCAGCAACTGGGCCTGAGTATCGGGGAAATCCAGCGCCAGCTTGCCGGACTACCCCATGGCCGCACCCCGACCCAGGCCGACTGGACGCGGATCAGCAAGGCGATGCGCGGCGTGATCGATGCGCGTATCGCCGAAC comes from Sphingorhabdus sp. YGSMI21 and encodes:
- the soxR gene encoding redox-sensitive transcriptional activator SoxR is translated as MTATKALTIGALAARTGLSVSAIRFYEEKGLVEPFRSAGGQRRFLRSDIRRLSFVLIAQQLGLSIGEIQRQLAGLPHGRTPTQADWTRISKAMRGVIDARIAELERTRDRLDGCIGCGCLSLKKCALYNPEDRAGLKGAGPRLVLGD
- a CDS encoding 16S rRNA (uracil(1498)-N(3))-methyltransferase, producing the protein MPATPAYPPHSAPRLFVDLALSEGAEIRLDGSHAHYLLKVMRIKQGDPVKLFDDRSGEYLAHVSALGKRDLILLVNGKTREREAVPDLWLCTAPIKKDRFSWIAEKATELGVAKMIPVQTERTQSHNIKPEKLRTHMIEAAEQCERTALPALDPLIKLTDMLEQWPADRHLFFADERIHESGEGSFRKALVAHEGPAAILIGPEGGFTDAENEMIRALPQSVPVSLGPRILRADTAALAAISLWMAGRGDWNPG
- the ubiA gene encoding 4-hydroxybenzoate octaprenyltransferase encodes the protein MSSPSDHIVPDSEHKGIVGLLPAAARPFALLARFDRPIGWWLLYWPCAWGVALAGGAVERWDLLLWLLLGSIAMRGAGCVYNDIVDRDLDRQVERTRSRPLASGGTSLRAAWIWLGILCLIGLTVWFQLNMTAKLVALGSLALVAAYPFMKRITWWPQAWLGLVFSWGALVGWLAIQPQFQWAMLLLYLGAIFWVIGYDTIYALQDREDDSLVGIRSSALRLGDNVRSGVLAFYLIALASWASAFWLLRPHWLALVALVPAGLHLLWQVTTLNSSDGDDALDKFRSNRFAGFLIFLACLVLGQAG
- a CDS encoding zinc-binding dehydrogenase; this translates as MSQFPDAKQLFTTVTEDGKSILSIEPYDVPEPREHEVVVRMEAVPINPSDLGLLTAAANMDSVRSETVDGHPALVADVEPAMQPFFKGRAGKKLAAGNEGAGTVVAAGSSDAAQALMGKVVTIVGGEMYRTHRVMPAMMCVPLPEGAPAKEGASLFVNPMTAQGFLNTMRAEGHEGLVHTAAASNLGQMLAKLCLKEGVPLVAIVRSDVQKKILTDIGLTHVIDSTKDDFMEQLIAALAETGATLGFDAIGGGKMASYILTAMEKAAAVRGAEFSVYGSTVNKQVYIYGRLDTGETILGGGLGLYWGVGGWLLTPHLEKVGGERMMEMRMYTVEERNGIFHSDYSSEISLMDMIDPDIAKGYDKKATGEKVLVNPSL
- a CDS encoding VOC family protein — encoded protein: MTNGKLEHANITVSDPQRSAALLHELFGWHIRWEGPSMLGGHTIHVGTDEQYIALYTNPDVRAADPTFNKGEPLNHIGVTVDDLDAVEAKVAAAGLEPFNHGDYEPGRRFYFFDWNGIEWEVVSYS
- a CDS encoding VOC family protein — its product is MKLNQVTVGCVDYHQSVAFYRRLGLTQIVDSPPRYARFETPSGETFSIHAVEKIGSPTTMIYFECDDLDDTVAQLQSTGIAFETQPTDQSWGWREARLRDPAGNPVCLFYGGDNRRFPPWRVDHSTTEKGNEK
- a CDS encoding nitronate monooxygenase family protein; the encoded protein is MNRFLEHCGAKYPIVQAPMGWIARSQLASAVCNAGGLGIIETSSGETENCMAEIEKMKNLTDAPFGVNLPIMFLKDPAILTRVCESGVKFVTTSAGSPRKFVGPLQEAGIIVYHAVPTVAAAMGCVEAGVDGLIVEGAEGGGFKNPEEVSTLVLLQAIRRQTDIPMVAAGGIADGKGMAAAFALGAEGVQMGTRFVSSAESPVHMNYKQAILDAKETGTYVLNKKASPCIRALKTERTTKIHEEGLMPADTFKGIMDVYFGGDMEASVGLAGQSSGLIDEVKTAKQIIDETVTEFFAITARLGALAASRSF
- a CDS encoding aldo/keto reductase; translated protein: MKKRRLGRSPIYVSEICMGTMTFGSGADEAMSHRIMDESVEAGINFFDTAENYPVPPKPEWAGETEKIVGRWMKGKDRDSLIIATKVSGPSHGWIASAQRAGMTALDRHNIVKALDDSLKRLQTDYIDLYQTHWPDHGTAYDETMEVLDEEIRKGKIRAIGCSNETSWGLMKSLEASERLGVTRYCTIQNNFSMNNRRFEDELAQVCREEGVSLIPYSPLAGGALSGKYNDGATPEGARFSAYLKLGGRQKKMAERFVNPKSEESTKRFMAIAEELGVAPVTLATAWSKQHDFVASTIVGATHTDQLPEVFAAADLELSPEMMKRIYKISREIMYPMG